ATATCCGGCATTTTTTCTGTATGCACAACTTTTCCTGTAACATCAGATATTTCAAAAGTAAAATCTGTTCCTATTAATTCATTCATATCAATTGTAAATTTCCCATCTGTAGGGTTGGGATAAATAGAAATATTATTTTCGTTTTCAGGTTCATTAATTGAAGTAACGCATACAACGGTACCGCTGCATGAGCACATTCAGCCATATAAATCAACAATATCTACCAGGTATGTTCCGGCTACAAGATCGGTAATTATTGAGTCGGTTTTCCAAATGTTACTCCAACTATATGAATATGGAGGAGGTTAACTATTATTCGTATTTAATAAAAACAATCGCTTACTAATGCAATACCCAAATATAAACACATATAAAAATTCATGCATGAATTTAGAGGCTGTTTAAATTTCAATTAAAAAAATATTTAAGAGGATTAACCGCCTCC
The nucleotide sequence above comes from Bacteroidales bacterium. Encoded proteins:
- a CDS encoding T9SS type A sorting domain-containing protein translates to MCSCSGTVVCVTSINEPENENNISIYPNPTDGKFTIDMNELIGTDFTFEISDVTGKVVHTEKMPDIANKLWNIDISGLSNGNYFLRMYNSNTIIRSKILKK